From the genome of Deltaproteobacteria bacterium, one region includes:
- a CDS encoding AAA family ATPase gives VKECGNIPHIWYRLDGGDGDIATFFHYLGLAAKKAAPRRKTPLPHLTPEFMMGIPTFTKRFFEELYSRLKLPAVIVFDDYQEVSAESDFHDIINSGLSVLPDGISVIIMSRVNPPEVFSRLQLNRIMKVIGWETLRLDIEETAGVGHLIKPAAMESHVPEVLHQKTGGWMAGLF, from the coding sequence AGTGAAAGAATGTGGAAATATCCCGCATATCTGGTACCGTCTCGATGGCGGCGACGGGGATATTGCCACATTCTTTCACTACCTGGGACTAGCTGCAAAAAAAGCGGCGCCACGTCGAAAAACACCGCTACCCCATTTGACCCCCGAATTCATGATGGGCATACCTACCTTTACAAAACGTTTTTTTGAAGAACTCTACAGTCGTTTGAAGCTGCCGGCTGTCATCGTTTTTGACGACTATCAGGAAGTTTCTGCTGAATCTGATTTTCATGACATAATCAATTCAGGATTGTCCGTCCTGCCCGATGGTATATCAGTAATCATCATGAGCCGGGTCAATCCACCGGAGGTTTTTTCCCGCCTGCAACTCAACCGGATAATGAAGGTGATCGGTTGGGAAACCCTTCGCCTCGATATTGAAGAGACAGCAGGCGTTGGTCACCTCATCAAACCTGCCGCAATGGAATCTCACGTTCCTGAGGTATTACACCAAAAAACAGGAGGGTGGATGGCAGGGCTATTCTGA